From Myxococcales bacterium, a single genomic window includes:
- the mutH gene encoding DNA mismatch repair endonuclease MutH, protein MLALVTISPPKTEAEVLCRARALAGRKLGDLARELGVVCPADLRRAKGFVGSLIEQALGANAGSRPVPDFSEIGVELKTLPVDGRGRPCESTFVCTIPLTAVADLEWRDSPVFRKLGRVLWVPVEGERALAPAVRHVGEPLLWSPSPEEEAELRFDWEELAGLIGRGDVESLTGHLGKCLQVRPKAANSRARRSGIDKDGAVFDTGPKGFYLRATFTARLLGAHFVLPS, encoded by the coding sequence ATGCTCGCCCTGGTGACGATTTCCCCGCCAAAGACCGAAGCCGAAGTGCTGTGCCGCGCTCGGGCTCTGGCGGGCCGAAAGCTCGGTGATCTCGCCCGCGAGCTCGGTGTCGTCTGCCCGGCGGATCTCCGTCGTGCCAAGGGCTTCGTTGGCAGCTTGATCGAGCAAGCTCTTGGTGCCAATGCCGGGTCGCGACCCGTGCCCGACTTTTCGGAGATCGGCGTCGAGCTGAAGACGCTGCCGGTCGATGGTCGCGGGCGTCCGTGTGAGTCGACCTTCGTGTGTACGATCCCCCTCACTGCCGTCGCCGATCTCGAGTGGCGCGACTCACCGGTATTTCGCAAGCTCGGTCGCGTTCTCTGGGTGCCCGTCGAAGGGGAGCGCGCCCTCGCGCCCGCAGTCCGACACGTTGGTGAGCCGTTGCTCTGGAGCCCGAGCCCCGAGGAGGAAGCGGAGCTTCGCTTCGACTGGGAAGAGCTCGCAGGTCTGATCGGTCGCGGCGACGTCGAGAGCCTGACCGGACACCTGGGCAAGTGCCTGCAGGTGCGACCCAAAGCCGCCAATTCGCGCGCTCGCCGCTCGGGTATCGACAAGGACGGTGCGGTCTTCGATACCGGTCCCAAGGGCTTCTATCTTCGTGCGACGTTCACCGCCCGATTGCTCGGTGCGCACTTCGTCTTGCCCAGCTGA
- a CDS encoding L,D-transpeptidase encodes MKHPSLLCLSAALLACASREEAGPAPSRAAAASADPATQSPTSSVSAIAPAPEPSSNPQKALAKAAEEPRVYAKTRFVWISPEPNASGWVGFMWFGGSAKLKDPEPKNGPGCTKWYAIEPRGYVCVDGVRATLDANDPELVAMRPYAPNMSSAWPHQYAESRGVYRYPEIPKHSEQRMREWDLQDHLARIEDAKQKDKRHTSLVGVDLNPAKTPAFSLGKLPSTVHEPRSRLTPLSTVAYSAEAVSEDRSWLLSADLLWVPKDRVVPYKKVTFAGVHLGKDVKLPLAFFRSQDRSKFKDENGKLIETTERFPRLSHVELSGAKREQERVTYLETREPGIWVKKTDAVVPTPQEKTPWGAPVGGPDTKEGPAGRRTWIESSVWGGWMIAFEGTLPVFATLIAPGRGGTPAKGIDPIETAATPVGVFPITGKFATATMVAPGEFIHSDVPWAQNFHGPHALHGAYWHDDWGDRKSGGCVNVSPIDGKWLFEFTEPPMPEGWHGVRWRPNVEPATTFIVHQ; translated from the coding sequence ATGAAACACCCCTCGCTGCTCTGCCTGTCGGCCGCTCTGCTCGCATGCGCGAGCCGAGAAGAGGCCGGTCCGGCGCCGAGTCGAGCGGCAGCAGCTTCGGCGGACCCAGCAACGCAGTCCCCGACGAGCTCGGTGAGCGCGATTGCTCCCGCGCCGGAGCCATCCAGCAACCCCCAAAAGGCCCTGGCAAAAGCCGCGGAAGAGCCCCGTGTCTACGCCAAGACTCGCTTCGTCTGGATCAGCCCCGAGCCGAACGCCTCAGGCTGGGTCGGCTTCATGTGGTTCGGCGGCTCGGCGAAGCTCAAGGATCCCGAGCCAAAGAACGGCCCCGGGTGCACGAAATGGTACGCCATCGAACCGCGCGGTTACGTGTGTGTGGATGGTGTGCGCGCGACGCTCGATGCCAACGACCCGGAGCTCGTGGCGATGCGCCCCTACGCGCCGAACATGTCGAGCGCCTGGCCCCACCAGTACGCGGAGTCGCGGGGTGTCTACCGATATCCAGAGATCCCGAAACATTCCGAGCAGCGCATGCGGGAGTGGGATCTCCAAGACCATCTGGCGCGGATCGAAGACGCAAAACAAAAGGACAAACGCCACACGTCGCTCGTCGGCGTGGATCTCAATCCGGCGAAGACGCCGGCGTTCTCACTCGGTAAGCTGCCTTCGACCGTGCACGAACCGCGCTCGCGGCTGACACCGCTCTCGACCGTCGCCTACAGCGCGGAGGCCGTGTCAGAGGACCGCAGCTGGTTGCTCAGCGCCGATCTGCTCTGGGTGCCCAAGGACCGAGTCGTTCCATACAAGAAAGTCACGTTCGCGGGGGTGCACCTCGGCAAAGACGTCAAGCTGCCGCTGGCGTTCTTCCGCAGCCAAGACCGCTCGAAGTTCAAGGACGAGAACGGCAAGCTCATCGAGACGACAGAACGCTTCCCGCGCTTGAGCCACGTGGAGCTCAGCGGCGCCAAGAGAGAGCAAGAGCGCGTGACGTACCTGGAGACCCGCGAGCCGGGCATCTGGGTAAAAAAGACGGACGCCGTGGTGCCGACGCCGCAGGAAAAAACCCCGTGGGGTGCGCCGGTCGGAGGTCCCGACACCAAGGAAGGCCCGGCGGGCAGGCGCACGTGGATCGAGTCGAGTGTGTGGGGAGGCTGGATGATCGCCTTCGAGGGCACACTACCGGTCTTTGCGACGCTCATCGCCCCAGGGCGCGGCGGCACTCCGGCAAAAGGCATCGATCCGATCGAGACGGCGGCGACCCCCGTCGGCGTGTTCCCGATCACCGGGAAGTTTGCGACCGCCACGATGGTGGCGCCCGGCGAGTTCATCCACTCGGACGTGCCCTGGGCGCAGAACTTTCACGGCCCGCACGCGCTGCACGGGGCGTACTGGCACGACGACTGGGGCGACCGCAAGAGCGGCGGCTGCGTCAACGTGTCGCCCATCGACGGCAAGTGGCTCTTCGAATTCACCGAACCCCCGATGCCGGAGGGCTGGCACGGTGTGCGCTGGCGCCCGAACGTCGAACCGGCAACCACGTTCATCGTACATCAGTGA